The Prosthecobacter fusiformis genomic sequence GCCCAGGCTTTCAACCGGTGGTTTCATTGTATTCGACGACTATGGCTTTCCAAGTTGCCCTGGAGCCAGGGCTGCAGTTGACGATTTTTTCCGTTCGGAAATATGCATCCCTCTCTGCCTCTCTACTGGTCAAGCTTTGGTTTTCAAGTCCAAGGCCTGAGGGGGGACCTGAAGTTTTATTCACCACGTGGTCGGCTTTAAAAGCCGTTATAAGACTTACGAAAGAACATCAAATTGATTAGAGTAGATCGAATCAGATGATGGGACTATAATTTCAAATCGCTTAATTCTCGGATAGTGACCTGCCTTCATTCCCATCGACAGACTTCATTTTTGAGATTTTAACGTGCATAAAGCCGGATTTATGTCCACAACCCATCACACGCAAGTCTCGAAATAACCATTATTTCGGTAAATCCAATATCATGGAAAACTTATCAGTCTTTCTGAATCAACTTCAAGCTAAATTTCACCGCCGCTTGGAGCATGCTTCCTTATCTCATTATTGGTCGCTTTACGTTGTTCTAATCGCTGTTGCCGTCAGCTATTTGTCGGAGCTTCCACAATACACAGCCATTCAAGAATTTATTTCCACCCCCTATGGTCAAGCAAAAATCTGGTGGCTTGAGAACCCCTTACAAGCAGTTCCAGTGGATCATTTTTTCCCATTAGCGGAGCGACACCTTGGTTATAATGCCGGGTGTGCCTCACACTGCGATAAACTTACATTCAGAATTGCCTTACCAGTACTTCACAAAATCGCCCCTTTTGGAATCTGGACACTTGTAATTACAAGCCATATCGCCGCCGTAGCAATATTCTGGATGACATACAAGTTGTTATTCAGGTCATCGGCTGACTCCGTCTCTGCTTCTCTTGCCACATGGGCACTTGCTGGGACTTACGCGGGCGAATTGGGGTTTAAAGATTTTTATTATGGTGACGCTCTGGCTGTAGCACTACTCTTGGGAGCAATGATGACCAGGCGTAGATGGCTTATTATGCTACTTATCGTCGTCGCAGGATTTACAGATGAAAGAGCCGTCATTGCCGCTCCTTTGATTGCACTCTTCCATTACTGGCAATCAAAAAATCCTACCTTCGGCGCTGACCAACAACATCTTAAATTGAGTGATCTTTGGATAGCTTGGCCAACGATTTGCGGAATTCTGATCTATCTATTAATGAGAGTTTTTCTAACTAAAAGTTTTGGGGTATCAAGCGGTAGTTCTATGCTTGCGACAATTGACATCCTGCGTGCTCATCTTTACTCGAACTATCCAGTGAGAATATTAAAAGTGTTTGAATTTCTGTGGACAGCTCCAGTTTTATTCGTGTTGTTCGCCGTGAACAAACAAGGTTTATTTTCTGTAAATTCTTTAATTTTCCCTATGTCGTTTAGTTTTGCGGCAATGCCAGCACTACTTGTCTGGGATGTTGATCGTAGTTTGTATTATCTCTTACCGGGAATTTTGATTTCACTTTTTTTTTGGCAATTCTCCCTTGCTTCGTTACGCTCTTTTCTACAGTTGTGTTTGATTGGCACTTTAGTTTGGGTCTTTCCTGGTGGAACAATTTTAAGGTCCATAGATTTTTATGTATCAAGCTTTATTACATTCAATAAATAATATCCAGAAGACGGAATGAATGATGCTAATTATTTAATATTTTTGCGGTTGCTTTCAGTTACTTTCATAAAGCGGTATCGATAACCATGAATAAAAATCAACCAAACGCCGCTGCGCCTCACCTAAATTTATTTTCAGTGGTCATACCAGCACGTGATGAGGAAAAATCGTTACCAGCGACCATCGAACATCTGCATTTGGAATTTTCGCTGAACGACATTCCACATGAGATCGTGGTGGTGGACGATGGAAGCACTGACCTTACTTGGACGATATTGATGGCATTGAAAGAGAAAATTCCTGTACTTCGGCCGTATCAGAATACCGGCGAACATGGCTTTGGTCGGGCTGTCACTTTTGGACTGAATCATTGCTCTGGTGACGCGGTAGTCATCATGATGGCCGATGAGTCTGATGACGCTCGCGACGCAGTGTGCTACTGGAAACTCTTAAACGAAGGTTGGGACTGTGTTTTTGGCAGTCGATTTATTAAAGGTGGAGGTGTAATCGACTACCCGCCGATCAAGCTCTTTGTAAATCGACTTGCAAATTATTTTATTCGCACTCTTTTCAGAATACCTCTGAACGATACCACTAATGCATTCAAAGCCTACCGAAGGACGGTGGTTTTAGGCTGTGCACCTCTTATTGCTCCACATTTCAACCTCACCGTAGAGATTCCATTAAAAGCTATCGTTCGTGGATACACATGGACGATTGTACCAATCACTTGGCGTAACAGGCGGTTTGGCGAAGCTAAGCTGAAAATAAAAGAGATGGGCAGCCGCTACTTCTTTATTTGTGCGTATGTCTGGATGGAGAAATATTTCAGCCGAGGAGATTACGTGTCAAAAAAAATTCAATGTGATTAATGTTGCTTCAATTGCGCCTGGTTTTACATTATCCTAATGGTCCACGGAATATCGCTTCAGATTAATGGCACTGATTCTCACTCAATTAGTCCCAAGCTCAGGCCGACAGTCTATTTAATCATTCGTGAAACGCGCGGAACTACTGTCTGCAGATTCAATTATGTTTATTTGGGAGTGGAATTGATAGGTTTGACTACGAGGACAATGAAGCGTCTAAAATTATACATGATTGTTATTGGAAATTTCTGAACTTATCTGCTTGCGTACATAAATGTATTTATGGAGCGAATTAATGTCATTTATTAAATCCCTGCTTATGAAATTTATAAAGTCTATTCGAGAGCTTGGAACTACTTTATTTTGCTAGGCTCATCAGACGTTTGCCGAAAAATCAAAATCATGATGAAAAGTTTTCACACACGAATTGAGTCTTCTCAAAACGCCATTGAAAGCGTATTAATCAACGAAAATGTTATCAATGAAGCTGCACAAGCGATCTGCACTACGCTGAGGACTGGAGGAAGAATTTATGCATGCGGGAATGGTGGCAGCGCGGCAGAAGCGATGCATTTTGCCACCGAACTCTGCGGCCGATACCGGTCCAACCGTGTGCCGTATCCTGCCATCGCACTGACTGCTGATGGAACTGCACTGACCTGCATCGGAAACGATTTTGGATGGGATCTAATATTTGCCAGACAGGTGGAGGCAAATGCCAGTCAAAACGACCTACTGCTTGTGTTGACCACTTCCGGCAATTCCACTAACGTTATCGCAGCACTTCAGGCCGCGCGGTCCAAGGGCATAAAGACTGTTGGCCTGCTCGGGAGGAATGGAGATGATGCTCGAGCGCTGTGTGACTTACCGATCATCATTGCGGTTGATGACACCGGATCGATCCAAGAGGCACATCTTGTTGTGATCCACATCCTCTGCGAACCACTTGAAGAGAGCCCTGATTCCCAGTAGATTTGATTCCTGCTATTCATTGTGAAGAACCCTGAAAATTCAGATTCAGAGGCAATTGACGTTGTCATTTTTGCACCGACATCGCTAGGTGGATTGGCGGAGCATGTGCATTATCAGGCTCAGGAATTGCATAATCAGGGAGCTTCGGTTGTCGTTCTGACGAGCCCGGATTTCCTTCAAGGACGAGTGACTGGTTATTGTATAAAGCCTGTCTTTCCGTCTCTCCCTGTCGGCGGGGGTCTATTAAATAAAGCCCGGCGATTAAGGGCTCTAGTTCAACGATACAAAATCTTGAATGCATGGCTCCAACAACACCCTTGCCAGATACTACTGCTGGAAACTTACATGGAGTACTTCTCGCCCTTGTGGGCCCATTTTCTCTCTAAGATCCGCCGCCAGGGAATCTTCATTGGAGCGAACTTGCATGATCCTGTGCGTGATTACCGGATAGGCCCACAATGGATGCATGATTGGTCTGTGAAACTTGCGTACAGAGACTTGAAATTTGGGTTTTGTCATCAGCACCTACCTAAATCCGCAGGAGTTCCTCAACACATTGATATCCACACAGTCCCCGTAGGAGTCTATCAACAGAGCGTGGAACCGTTGGATCAACAAGATGCCAAACAAGGGCTTGGCCTGCCGACGGATAAGAGAATTCTTCTTTCCTTCGGGTTCCTTCGCAACAACAAAAACATTGATCTGGTGATTCGTGCGATGATCTCAAGTCCTGATGTATTCCTCATTGTTGCAGGACGTCAGCAGAGTGCTAATGACCGTCCAGTCAGTTCATACCTGGAGCTTGCTTCCACCTGCGGAGTCGCAGACCGGGTCCGTTTTGACACGGATTTCATAGCAGACGAAAGTGTCCCGCTCTACTTTTCTGCGTGTGACTTGGTCCTTATTACTTATAGCTCTTCGTTTCATTCTCAGAGTGGTGTTTTAAATATTGCAGCGGCGTATAGAAAACCAGTTTTAGGTTCTTCCGGCGCTAGTCCGTTGCGTGATGCGATTATTGAGTATAATCTGGGTATCTTCGTGGATCCTGATAATGAAGCTGCCATTGGAACTGCACTTCATGTCCCGACTGACCCGTCGACATGTGATTGGGACGGATACTCACGCTACGCGAGCTGGAAGCGAAACATATCCCCCCTGATGGAGATGATCGGCAAGCCACTAACAAATCCTTATGACCAAGTATAGAGCCCGTGCACCGCTTAGACTTGGTCTGGCGGGAGGAGGAACAGATGTCTCGCCCTATTGTGATCTGTATGGCGGCCAGGTTTTGAACGCGACGATAAACCACTATGCTCATTGCACCATCGAGCCCTTGAACACGGCGGCGATTGAATTTCATGCACTTGATATAGACCAGGTGGAATATCACACAGCATGTTCTCATTTAAAAGTTCCTGAAGGCTTAAGTCTGCACAGGGAGACCTACAATCTGATTGTAGAGCGTTTCAATGATGGGAAGCCCCTTCACCTGCGCATGTCCACCAGCGCTGATGCTCCTCCAGGCTCAGGTCTTGGATCCTCATCCACACTGGTGGTGGCAATGATCCAAGCGTACTCGGAGTGGCTCCGTCTGCCCCTGGGTGAATATGACATCGCCCGCACTGCTTTCGAGGTGGAACGCGTGCGTCTGAAGCAAACGGGAGGACGCCAGGATCAATATGCTGCAGCGTTCGGTGGTGTGAATTATATTGAATTCCGCCCAGAAGAGCATGTCGTTGTTAACCCGCTGAGAATTAAGAGCTGGATTATGAACGAGTTGGAAACATCGCTCGTTTTATATTATTCCTCTGTACCTCGTGAATCATCCCGTATCATCGAAGAACAGGTCAAGATGGTTGAACAAGGCGAAAGCGAGGCTATCAATGCAACCCACCGCCTCAAAGAGGATGCCATCAGAATGAAGGATGCTCTGCTCAGGGGCGACTTCGAAAAAATTGGCCAAATCCTCAATCGATCTTGGGAAGCGAAGAAAATGCTTGCCTCCAGCATTAGCAATTCGTCTCTTGATGAGACAATCGCTGAAGCACGCAGGGCTGGCGCAATCGCAGCGAAGGTTTCCGGGGCCGGAGGTGGGGGGTTCATGATGTTTCTCGTTGAGCCATCATTGAGACATCGTCTCGAGCGGGCACTCCTGGAAAGGCGAGGCAGGCTTCTTCCTTTTCGTTTCTGTGTAGACGGAGTAGAATCATGGACAGTAAAATAATAACCCATCCTGTACAAGCTGTTGTGCTAGCCGGTGGTCTGGGCACGCGGTTAGGAGACAAAACCCGGCTGCTTCCGAAGCCGATGATGGACATCGGAGGCAGACCGTTTCTGGATTATCTTGTCAGGAATTTACAACGCAAGGGCATCAGAGAAGTCATTCTCGCTACGGGCCATCTTTCTGAGCCAATCCAGCTTTTTTTTCAAGATGGTGCGGATCATGAGCTTACGATCCGGTATGCCGTTGAGACCACGCCGCAGGGAACTGGCGGAGCATTGCGAGGATGCCTTCCGATGCTTGACGAACGATTCTTTGTCCTCAATGGAGACACCTTGTTCGATGTCAATCTGGCGGCCATGATGAATACTTGCACTACAAACGTTATGGCTCTGAGACCTGTGAATGACACCAGTCGCTACGGGCGCGTTGTTTTAGATGGCGAAAGAGTAGTCGGTTTACATGAGAAGAGCACGACCGGCCGGGGTATGATCAACGGCGGGGTTTTATGTTTGCTCCGCGAGCACGTAGCAGGGATTCCAGAAGGCCGCTCTTCTTTGGAAACGGATTTGCTGCCGGATCTAGCGAGTCGTGGTTTGCTTGCCGGATTTGAATCGGATGCTTTTTTCATTGACATCGGAGTTCCGGACAGTCTAGCGGCTGGGGAATTATCCATACCCAGGTGGGAACGCAAGCCAATTGCATTCCTTGACCGTGATGGCGTTTTAAATGAGGATATTGGTCATTTATACAAAATCGAGGATTTCCGCTGGACCGAAGGAGCACGACAAGCCGTTAAATACCTCAATGAGAAGGGCTATTACGTTATTCTCATCACAAACCAGGCTGGTATCGCGAAAGGGAAGTATACCGAGGAAGATTTCCAAATTCTTACCCGATGGATGCGTGAAGAGTTGGCAAAGGATGGGGCGCACCTAGATGCCGTTTATCATTGTCCATTCCATCCCGATGCTGTTGTGCCAGTCTATCGACAAGTTAGCCAGGATAGAAAACCTGCGCCTGGCATGTTGCTGCGCGCGATGTCTGAAACTCCTCACGATCCTTCACGCTCATTTTTTATTGGGAACCAGCCAACTGACTGTCAAGCGGCGAGCTCAGCGGATATTACTTATTTCGATTTTCCGGGCGGAAATCTTCTGGAGTTTGTCCAAAACGTCACTGCATAGAAAATTTAACAACCATATATGTACAGCTCAACCAAAAAAAATTTTAAACGGTGCCAGATTGGTTGGAACTTTAGAGACCGCTTGGCATGTTTCTGCATTGCTGTATACTCAGGCCTGGGCACTCACCGAAGATTCCTCAGATTATTGCTTCCTAAGATAATTGGATGGTGGTCTCGCGATCAGTTCGTCACTCTTAAAGTCAGAATAAATGATCAGTTGACATTTTTTTCCCTGCGGGAAGGCGATCTTGCTGACTATTTGATTGCGGGAGAGTTAATACGAGGGGAGGAACACCTGCTTCCAGAGTCTCCCCCATCCAGAATCATCGACGCCGGAGCAAACATCGGTGCTTTTATGATCATTGCTGCCCGCTTGTATCCTGAAGTTCCCCTAATCTGTTACGAGCCTTCCGCTTCCAACTTTGTATTGCTTCAAAAAAATGCAAGAGACAATGAATTGAAGGTCGAATTGCGGTGCATGGGAGTGTGGTCGAAGTCTTGTGATCTGTATTTCCATGCGCAGGCATCCTACAATGGATACATGTCGGAGTCAAAAAGTGATTTCCCACCCATCCCATGTGAATTACCGGAAGGGGATCATGAAACCTGGCTCAAGATAGATGCAGAAGGTGCGGAATACGAAGTTTTACCGGCGATGTTTCGGCAAAATCGTTTTCCGTATCAAATTTCATTAGAGCTGCATCACAGAAACGAAAAGGGGAACGAACTTGTTACGCTGTCCCTCCAGAATGGTTATTCAGTTGAGGGGGATACTGCCTCTGATTCGGATTGCATAAACCTAACATTACGTAAAAGTTAGATTATTGTGAAATTTCTGTTTCTCCACTCAATTGCCGTACAGGTCCGTATTCGGACAGGCCCTTTCTTTGGAAAGTCAATGATGAGATTTTGCTCAATACCCTACCCGAAGAAGTCCCGGACTACCTGATGAAATCATGGACGGTTATTCATAAAAACTGTCGGGAGCATTATGCGACCCCGCGGATTCTCGCCGGTGCGAGTCTTCTGGACCGGATGATCACGGATGTTTGGGTGCCTCCAGGTTGGCAGAAATGGTCGCCAAGTTCACTGCGTTCACGCTGGCATGCTGAACTGAAACAGTCGGCAGTGACTTCCTTTAATGAAAGGGTACTGCCACGAAGGTTATGGGAGAGGTTTTTCAACGGGTCGTGGTGGCAGCGGATCGAAGCAGAAGATCTGCGGTTTCAGAAAATGGCCGCAAAGGCTATGCAGAAGCAGGTGAAGACCAGCCGGAGCGGAATTTGCTTTTCCTATTCGTATTCTGGCCTGGAGACTTTACGAGTTGCCAAAAAAGCGGGATGGAAGACAGTGCTTGGCCAAATTGATCCCGGATCGCTTGAATGGGAGATTGTCAGAGAAGGCTCACGTAAATATGCGAATCTGGAATCGCCTGGGGAACAGCCTTCTGAAAATTACTGGCGACGCTGGCGTGAGGAAACGGAATTGGCGGATATCATCATCGCCAATTCTGAGTGGTCAGAATCACTGCTTAGGCAACAAGGTATTGCCAAGGGCAAACTGCGGGTGTTACCGCTGTTGTATGAAAACGAAACAGCACTTTCGCAACCCAAGGTCTATCCGGCAAAATTTACCAAGGAACGACTTCTGCGCGTTTTGTTCCTGGGAAGGCTGTGCTTAAGGAAAGGGGTTCCGCAGTTGCTGGATGCCGTAAAGGGGCTTGGGGATGAACCGGTTGAGTTGCGATTGGTTGGGCCGGTGGCGATGGAGCTACCACCGTGGATAAAACAAGAAGGGTGGTCCCGGAAGATTCAGGTGCAGCCGCCCGTGAATGGGGATGGAGTCAACGCTGCGTATGACTGGGCCGATGTTTTCATTCTCCCAACTTTATCGGATGGGTTCGCCATTACCCAGCTTGAAGCACTGGCTAGGAGGGTGCCCGTGATTGTATCTGCCCGTTGCGCACGTGTTGTCCGACATCGCCAGAACGGCTGGGTGCTAGATGAGGTCACTCCCGAGGCGATTCAGAACTGCCTTCGGCATGTGCTTAGTGACCCGAAGGAGCTGGGGAGATGGAGCTCCAAAGCCGAAGTGCCTGAAGGCTGCCACATGGAAAAACTCCAGCAAAAATATCTAGCGCTTACTGATGAGCTTTCGAAAGGTCTGTGAGCGCACCAATGACGTCCAGTTGATCACTGCTAAACTGCCGCCCTGTCCCTCATGCCGTTACTTTTCTCCCTCTTGCTGATCCTGTCAGGTTCCTTTGGCGGCTACGAGATGGGCACGCTCTGCCTGGTGGCAGCGCAGGCGATTTTGCTTGCTGGATTTGTGGCAGAAAGGCATGTGACATCTGCTGGTGCTTTCATCTTTATGTCTTTCTTATTTTTTGGGATGCGGCCTTTGCATCTCTTGTTGGAAGGGGATATGGATCTGTTTGGCACGTTGTTTAACCTAACCATCAACCAGGAGATGTTGCTGCGGGGGCTTTGGTGGGCGAGTGCGGGGCTGTGGTGTTTCGCTCTCGGGGTGCATCTGCAGCGGATGGGCGGAGGATGGAAGATACGCCAACTTTCACGATTATCCAGGGATCGGATGCTGGCTGCCTCGCAGGATTTTTTTGTCTCCTCCAAAGCTTCCAACCTGGGCCTGCTAATGCAGGCCGCTGCACTGGCGGCGATGATGACTATGAGCGGAGGTGGGCGTGGTCTTTATGGCAGCGCGTTGGGAGCCTACGCCTATGACTTTCCCATGGTGCTCCAGGGAATTCAGATTTTTGGGATCGGCGTAGCCCTTGAACGGTGGCGCGGGCGAAAGAAAGGGGCTGCCAGATATCGGCTGGCGCTTTCTTTTCTGATGCTGCTGATGACGTCCTGGCTTGCGAGAGAAGTGACGATTTTCCGGGGGGCTTACATTACTCCTCTGATGGCAGCAGGCCTTTGCCTCATGTTCAGATACAGAGGAAGGGTAAGCTATTTCTGGCTGATTGTGCCGCTGGTCTTTTTACTGCCTCTTTTCCGAACTTTGGGTGAAACACGGATGTTGGAAAACAAAGGGGTCAAAAGTGAACTGGCGGACCAGGTAGCAGAGGTGCTGAACCCGGCCAGCTACTGGCGATTTTTCGACTCCGGTGGCGATATGAACATCTTTGACACCTTTGTGGCCGCGAACGAATGGGAGCCCACCAAAAAGCCTTATCTGATGTCCTGGATTTATGTGCCCCTGCACATTGTGCCAAGAAAACTTTGGGCTGGAAAGCCTGAGAAGGGACTGCTCCAAGACGTGGGATATACCCATGGTGCGCCCTACTCGCCCGGCATTGCCGGCTTTTTTATTGGGGATGGAGGCCGCGTATGGATGCTGGGATGCATGCTGGTGCTGGGAGGCATTCTCTCCTGGATGGATATGAAGATCCTGAAGATGAGACCAGGCTACTTCAAAATCTGCGCCTATGGTCTGGTGGCAGTGAACGCTCTTTACCTGACCAGGTTTTTCTTGTGGCAATACACGTATCAACTGCTGTATATGCTGCTACCCTGCTGGGGGCTGTCTAAATTGGTGAAATTCGCTCGACTTCGCGGACAAGGATACGGTGATCCTAGTGAGGTCGAAACCTCAAATGTGGACTTGGAAAGAATGAAAATCCCGGAGGCTGGGAAATGACAGTTCAACTGCGTCCGTGGATAATTGTGTGGGATCATTTTGGACCTTATCATTATGCCCGTGTGACTGCGTTGATGAAGAAGATGGCGGTCCCCATCATCCCTGTCCAAGTGGCACGCCACACTATGACCTACAACTGGGAGGGGAGCACCCTTCAAGAGGGCTGTGCCGAGGTGATTGCTCTGCAAGATGATTTGCCTGCTGAGAAGTTGGGGTTTCTGAAGGTCCTGAGGTGTGCTTCCAGGCTGTTTCGGGAGTTAAAGCCTGCGGTTGTTTTTTGTCCGAGCTACTGGCCTCCAAGATCTCTCGCAATTGTTTTTGTGGCGCGTCTGGCCGGGGCACGGACGGTGATGATGAACGAGAGTCATGCAGGCACGGAAAGAAGCGGTGCCATTGGACGGCATGTGAAGAGTGCCTTGTTGAAGCTGTTTAATGCAGCCCTCTTGGGAGGGGCTCCGCACCGACGTTACTTTGCGTCTTTGGGAATGGCTAAAGAGCGAATTTTTACTGGTTATGATGCGGTGGACAATGACTATTTCCAACAGGCAGCCAATGAAGCACGGGCTGATGCCACGAAGGTCAGGCGGGAATTGAGATTGCCAGAACGTTACATTCTCAACCTGGGCAGGATGGTCAGTAAAAAGAATTTGTCCTTGCTGATCAAGGCCTATTTCACCATGCGGAAGCGTGGCTGCGGGGTGGGGGCCAAACTGGTTTTGGTGGGTAGCGGTGAAGAGGAAACCGGATTGAAGAGATTGTGTGATGTATTGCAGCTAGCTTGGCAAGATCTGTCGGATTCAGGAGAGGGACTGCCTTCGGCTGATGTCCTCTTCTATGGTTTCCGGCAGATTGACCAGAATCCGGTTTTTTATGCCCTGGCGGATTGTTTTGTGCTGCCCAGCCTCTATGAAGAATGGGGGCTGGTGGTGAATGAGGCGATGGCCTGCGGATTACCGGTGCTAGTTTCGCAGACTGCGGGTTGCGCTGAAGATTTGGTCTTGGAAGGGCAGAATGGGTACACTTTTTCACCGGAGTCTGAAGAGGATCTGGCTCAAAGGCTTGGCGAGATCTGTGACAATGGAAAGTTGCGCAGGCGGATGGGGACTGAATCTCTGAATATCATCGAGAAGTGGGGCTGCGAGAACTTTGCAGAGAATGCGATTAGGGCGGCGGAGAAGGCTCTGTCCACGTGAGTTCCCCAAATGAGACACCTTCATTATGTTCAATCGCTGGAAACGCTACAGGGCGGGGGGCTGGGGCTGGCGGCACTGGAATTGCACCGGACTTTGATTCGTCAGGGGACAGCCTCTGAGCTGGTGGCGACGTGTGGTGGTGAAAGCCGGATGGAGTCTTGCGTGTGGGAGTATGCTAGGTGGGGGCCGGAGAAGGCTTATTTTTCGTGGGAGCTGGTGAAGGCGGCGAGGGAACGGCTGGGTCAGACGGACATCGTGCATGAGCATGGGTTTTATGTGGGGACCAATGCGATCCTGGGGAGGGCAGCACGGAAACGCGGACTGCCTTTGGTTGGGCATCCGCAGGGGTTTTTCGATCCTTGGATTTTGCGGCGTTCGCAGGTCAAGAAATATGTGGCCAACAGAATTTTTCAGGCTGGGAATTTTCGGGCGACGCGATTGTGGCGGGCATTGACGGGTAAGGAGGCAGACCAGATCCGGGCGCAGGGGTTTACTGCACCGATCGTTGTGCTGCCGAATGGGGTGCATTTGCCACCTGAGAAAGAGGTGGGTCTAGCCACGGGACTGATCCCTGCGAAAGAGCGGCCCTACCGACTGACTTTGCTGTCGAGGATTCATCCCAAGAAGGGGTTTGACCTGCTGATCCCGGCGCTGGCCAGGCAGGAGATGAAAGATTGGGAGGTGTACGTAGTTGGGCCGGATGAGAATGGCTATCTGGCAGAGGTGCAGGAAATGGTGCGGCGGCATGACCTGAAGGGAAAAGTGGTGTTTTTGCCGGCTGTCAGCGGTGGGGCCAAAGCGGAGCTGTTTCGGTCGTCGGATCTGTTTGCCCTGCCTTCATATTCCGAAGGGTTTCCCGTGGCGGTGGTAGAGGCGGCGAGCTATGGGCTGCCGGTGGTGATGACGGATGAATGCAACTTTCCCGAGCTGGCGGCAGCAGGCGGAGCATGGATATGTGAACCGGAGGTAGGCGCGCTGGCCGATACTTTGCGAGATGCGCTGAGGGCGGGACCTGAGGAACGGAGACAAAGGGGGGAGTTGGGCAGGCAATTGATTGGCCTGAAATATACCTGGGATCAGATTGCAAGGGAACTCGCCCGGGCGTGCGATGACCTGTTGTCGAAAGCTTGAACGGCAATACTTGTTGAGGATGAGCTACGTTCGACTCGATACTTTTGATGCCCGGCGCGGGCTGGTGCGTGGGCGATCAAAACAGGTCGAGGCCATCTGGTACTTGCTGAAATGTTTGTTATTCCTTTCGCCCTTGCCATGGCCTAATTTCATAAAAGTCAGGATTTTACGAATGTTTGGCGCTCGAGTGGGACAAGGGGTAGTTTTAAAGCCGCGTCTTAACATCCATTTTCCGTGGAAGCTTGAGCTGGGTGATCACGTCTGGTTAGGTGAGGAAGCGCAAATATTGAATTTTGAACCGGTGGTCATTGGATCTCATTCATGCATCTCCCAAAGGGCGTTTTTGTGTGCTGGCAATCATGACTTCCGAAGTCCTTCCTTTGATTATCGCAACGCACCCATCACGGTTGGGGAGGGGTGCTGGGTGGGAGCTAATTGCTTCGTTGGACCGGGGGTAACGTTGGGGAATGAATGTGTGACGACTGCGGGTTCTGTCATTACTCATGATCTTCCGGCGGGGATGATTTGCAGCGGTAATCCTTGCGAGGCCATCAAACCACGTTGGAAAAGTTGATATGGAGACGAATTCCATCCTCGGACTGTCGTTTTTTGTTGGCGGCATTGAAGGTGCTCTTCGAGAGACTTTGAAAGGCGCATTGGTCATTGCTCCATCCGGGCCTAATCTGGCGAATGAACT encodes the following:
- a CDS encoding glycosyltransferase, with the protein product MTVQLRPWIIVWDHFGPYHYARVTALMKKMAVPIIPVQVARHTMTYNWEGSTLQEGCAEVIALQDDLPAEKLGFLKVLRCASRLFRELKPAVVFCPSYWPPRSLAIVFVARLAGARTVMMNESHAGTERSGAIGRHVKSALLKLFNAALLGGAPHRRYFASLGMAKERIFTGYDAVDNDYFQQAANEARADATKVRRELRLPERYILNLGRMVSKKNLSLLIKAYFTMRKRGCGVGAKLVLVGSGEEETGLKRLCDVLQLAWQDLSDSGEGLPSADVLFYGFRQIDQNPVFYALADCFVLPSLYEEWGLVVNEAMACGLPVLVSQTAGCAEDLVLEGQNGYTFSPESEEDLAQRLGEICDNGKLRRRMGTESLNIIEKWGCENFAENAIRAAEKALST
- a CDS encoding glycosyltransferase encodes the protein MRHLHYVQSLETLQGGGLGLAALELHRTLIRQGTASELVATCGGESRMESCVWEYARWGPEKAYFSWELVKAARERLGQTDIVHEHGFYVGTNAILGRAARKRGLPLVGHPQGFFDPWILRRSQVKKYVANRIFQAGNFRATRLWRALTGKEADQIRAQGFTAPIVVLPNGVHLPPEKEVGLATGLIPAKERPYRLTLLSRIHPKKGFDLLIPALARQEMKDWEVYVVGPDENGYLAEVQEMVRRHDLKGKVVFLPAVSGGAKAELFRSSDLFALPSYSEGFPVAVVEAASYGLPVVMTDECNFPELAAAGGAWICEPEVGALADTLRDALRAGPEERRQRGELGRQLIGLKYTWDQIARELARACDDLLSKA
- a CDS encoding WcaF family extracellular polysaccharide biosynthesis acetyltransferase: MSYVRLDTFDARRGLVRGRSKQVEAIWYLLKCLLFLSPLPWPNFIKVRILRMFGARVGQGVVLKPRLNIHFPWKLELGDHVWLGEEAQILNFEPVVIGSHSCISQRAFLCAGNHDFRSPSFDYRNAPITVGEGCWVGANCFVGPGVTLGNECVTTAGSVITHDLPAGMICSGNPCEAIKPRWKS